The following coding sequences lie in one Pseudomonas monsensis genomic window:
- a CDS encoding MFS transporter, with product MELLQRLLDKIDRFELLIAGLVGAVVASWWHKDDLADWRAWMIFLVTGIAYSLYLTSMVSTYLGVTEPKIVAGIGLLQGTFGGSLLAAINRAIKAADLWAPIRQRFGGGNPP from the coding sequence ATGGAGTTATTGCAGCGCCTGCTCGACAAGATCGACAGGTTTGAATTGCTGATCGCAGGACTGGTCGGCGCTGTCGTCGCGAGCTGGTGGCACAAAGACGATCTGGCCGACTGGCGTGCTTGGATGATCTTCCTGGTCACCGGCATTGCCTACTCGCTGTATCTGACGAGCATGGTCAGCACCTACTTAGGCGTGACCGAGCCGAAGATCGTCGCGGGTATCGGTTTGCTACAGGGCACATTCGGCGGATCGCTGCTCGCAGCCATTAACCGAGCCATCAAAGCCGCTGACCTCTGGGCGCCCATTCGCCAGCGGTTCGGGGGAGGCAATCCACCATGA